One part of the Phacochoerus africanus isolate WHEZ1 chromosome 7, ROS_Pafr_v1, whole genome shotgun sequence genome encodes these proteins:
- the LOC125130443 gene encoding olfactory receptor 8S1-like, protein MKNYSAISEFVLLGLSVDPYIQAVLFMLFLLIYLLTLMGNFLMMLMIRADFHLHTPMYFFLRQLSFLDLCHSSVTVPKMLENLLSESKTIFVESCLAQAFFVFATGGTEACLLAVMAYDRYVAISSPLLYGQVMSNQLCVGLVWGSWGLAFVDALINILLAVNLDYCDDHTIPHFSCELSSLFPLSCSDTATNFTLLLCSSVLHFFGTFIMIVSSYARIVSTILSISSTSGRSKAFSTCSSHLTTVILFYGSGFLSYLFPASGSPLEMVFSLQYSVVTPMLNPLIYSLQNKEVKAAMGRMFRKYFHSLF, encoded by the coding sequence ATGAAAAACTACAGTGCTATCAGTGAGTTTGTACTCCTTGGACTGTCTGTTGACCCCTATATTCAGGCTGTACTCTTCATGCTGTTCCTTCTGATTTACCTCCTCACTCTGATGGGAAATTTCTTGATGATGCTGATGATTAGGGCTGATTTtcacctccacacacccatgtacttctttttGAGACAGCTGTCTTTTCTGGACCTCTGCCACTCATCCGTCACAGTTCCCAAGATGCTGGAGAATCTACTTTCTGAAAGTAAAACCATCTTTGTAGAGAGCTGCCTGGCTCAGGCCTTCTTTGTGTTTGCCACCGGGGGCACGGAAGCCTGTCTGTTggcagtgatggcctatgaccgctatgtagCCATCAGCTCCCCTCTGCTCTATGGCCAGGTGATGAGCAACCAGCTCTGTGTGGGGCTGGtgtggggctcctggggcctGGCCTTTGTTGATGCTCTCATCAATATCCTCCTGGCTGTCAATTTAGACTACTGTGACGACCACACTATTCCCCACTTCAGCTGTGAGctgtcttctctcttccctctgtcttGCTCTGATACCGCCACCAATTTCACACTCCTGCTCTGCTCTTCTGTCTTGCATTTCTTTGGCACCTTCATTATGATTGTTTCCTCCTATGCCCGCATTGTCTCCACCATTCTGAGCATCAGCTCTACTTCGGGCAGAAgcaaggccttctccacctgctcttCTCACCTCACTACCGTGATCTTGTTCTATGGCTCAGGCTTCCTCAGCTACCTTTTTCCAGCCTCAGGTTCCCCCCTGGAGATGGTCTTCTCCTTGCAGTACAGTGTAGTCACACCCATGCTGAATCCCCTCATCTACAGCCTGCAGAACAAGGAGGTGAAGGCAGCTATGGGAAgaatgtttagaaaatattttcattctctcttttag